The nucleotide sequence TGGCCACCGGCTCCTGCGAGGCGAACCAGCCGCGCCGGCCCATCCCCGTGAGGGCGGCGCCGGCCGCGCCGACCTGGCCGTCGAGCGCCTTGTACATCGCCGTGTTGCCCCGGCGGTTCATGACGACGACCGCGGCGAGGAAGGCCGAGGGGATCGCGATGATCGCGGCGTAGATGATCCAGCCGCCACCGAAGATCGTGCCGATGCCGATGATGACCGCCGCCGTGAGCAGCCCGGCCCCGAGCATCCACCACCCGAGCTTGGGGTCGAGCGACTTGATCGCCTGGTAGGCCTGCCGGATCTCGGCGATGCGGCCCTGCTTCTTCTCGGGTGCGTCGGACACGGGGGAGGAGCTCCTGGTCGGGGGCGGTGCGGGGTCCAGCGAGTGCGGGGCCGCGGGCCTCAGGATACGGGGCGGGCCGCCTTGGCGACCAACGACGCGGCCTCCTGGCGGGCCGGGTCGTTCGCGGCCTGCGCGAGGTGGGCGAGGTGCTCGGGGATCGGGCGACCCCAGCGGCGCATCGCCGTGGCCCACAGCCGGCCGGCGCGGTAGGACGAGCGCACGAGCGGCCCGGCCATGACGCCCTTGAAGCCGACCTCGTCGGCGACCTCGGACCAGTGGACGAACTCCTCGGGCTTGACCCACCGGTCGATCGGGTGGTGCAGCGGCGAGGGGCGCAGGTACTGCGTGATGGTGAGGATGTCGCAGCCGGCGTCGTGGAGGTCGCGGATGGCCTCCTCGACCTCGTGGTCCTCCTCGCCCATCCCGAGGATGAGGTTGGACTTCGTGACCAGGCCGGCCTCGCGGGCCATCGAGAGGACCTTGAGGGACTTCTCGTAGGTGAACGCCGGGCGGATGCGGCGGAAGATGCGCGGCACGGTCTCGAGGTTGTGCGCGAAGACCTCGGGCCGGGCGTCGAAGACCTGGCCGACGAGCGCGGGCTCGGCGCCGAAGTCGGGCGGGAGGATCTCGACGCCGGTGTTCGGGTTGAGCGCGTGGATCTGGCGGATGGTGTCGGCGTAGAGGCCGGCGGCGCCGTCGGCGAGGTCGTCGCGGGCGACCCCGGTGACCGTCGCGTAGCGCAGGCCCATCGTCGCGACGGACTCGGCCACGCGGCGCGGCTCGTCGAGGTCGAGCGGCTGGGGGCGGCCGGTGGCGATGTCGCAGAAGTCGCAGCGCCGGGTGCAGGTGTCACCGCCGATGAGGAAGGTCGCCTCGCGGTCCTCCCAGCACTCGAAGATGTTGGGGCACCCCGCCTCCTGGCAGACGGTGTGCAGGCCCTGGCTCTTCACCATCGAGTGGATCTGGGTGTACTCGGGCCCCATCCGGGCCGTCGTGCGGATCCACTCGGGCTTGCGCTCGATCGGGGTCTCGGCGTTGCGCGCCTCGACCCGCAGCAGGCGGCGTCCCTCGGGTGCGACAGTCACGCGTTCCAGCCTACGCTCCGCTCCCGACAGGCCGGGACGGCGGTGCCCCGGGGGTATGGCTGCGCTCAGGCGCGGCCGAGGACGTCGGCGAGGTGCTTCTCGGCGTAGGGCAGGACGTCCTGGACGGTGACGGTGCGCCCGGCCTCGCGCGTGAGCGACGAGACGCCGGCGTCGGCGATGCCGCACGGGATGATGGCGTCGGCCCAGCCGAGGTCGGCGTCGCAGTTGAGCGCGAAGCCGTGCATCGTCACGCGGCGGCTGACCCGGACCCCGATGGCCCCGAGCTTGCGGTCCGGCCCGCGCTCGTCGGCGAGCACCCACACCCCGCTGCGGCCCTCGACCCGGACGACCTCGACGCCGAACTCGGCGCAGGTGCGGATCATGACCTCCTCGAGGCGACGGACGTGCGCGACGACGTCGATCGGCACCTCGGGCAGCCGCACGATCGGGTAGCCGACGAGCTGCCCGGGCCCGTGCCACGTGATCTTGCCGCCGCGGTCGACGTCGATGACCGGGGTGCCGTCGAGCGGGCGCTCGTGCGGCTCCGTGCGCTTGCCGGCCGTGTAGACGGCGGCGTGCTCGAGCAGCAGCGTCGTGTCGCCGAGCGAGCCCTCGACGACCTGCGCGTGCACCTCGCGCTGCGTGGCCCACCCGGCCTCGTAGTCGACGAGGTCAGGGGCGAAGCCGAGGTGCACGAAGCGCATGGGACCCACGGTACGCCGGGCGCTGTCGAAGGCCGCCGGACGGCCCGCCCCGACGTCCCTAGGCTGAGCCCCATGAGCGCGGACCGCCAGACCCCGAAGGCCCCCGACGACGACCCCCGCGCCCGGGCCCGCCGCCCCCGCTGGGCGGTCCTCGGCGCGCTCGTCGTCGTCCTGCTGTGGCTGGCGGTCGGTGCGGTCGGCGGGCAGGCGCAGGGCAAGCTCTCCGGCGTCCAGTCCAACGACAACTCGACCTTCCTGCCCGCGCAGGCCGAGTCGACCCTCGTCAGCGACGCCGTCGCCCGCTTCAGCGAGAACACCGAGCTGCCCTACCTCGTCGTCGTCGAACCCACCGGCGGGGGCGCCCTCGACGCGGGCGACCTCGAGGCGGTGCAGCGGTTCGCGCAGGAGGTGCCCTCCCTCGCCCTGCCCGCCCTCGGCGACGGGCGGACGCTCGGCGACTACCTCGTGCCGGGCGCCACGGTGCTCCCGGTGCCGGCGCAGGACGGCGAGGCCGTCCTGCTGTCCGTGCCGCTCGACGGCACCAGGGGCACCGCGGCGAGCGGCGAGACCACCCCGCTCGCCGAGGGCGCCGACGCCCTGCGCGAGGCACTGCGGACGGACCTCGCGGCGGACGGCCTCCAGGGATGGGTCGGGGGCCCCGGCGGGCTCATCGCCGACTTCTCCGAGGCGTTCGCCGGCATCGACGGCATCCTCCTGCTCGTCGCGCTCGTCGTCGTCCTCGTCATCCTCCTGATCGTCTACCGCAGCCCGATCCTGCCCTTCGCCGTGCTGGTCAGCGCGGTGCTCGGCCTGAGCGCCGCGGCCGCGGTCGTCTACCAGCTCGCGAAGAACGACGTCATCACGCTGTCCGGGCAGTCGCAGGGCATCCTCTTCATCCTCGTCGTCGGCGCCGCCACCGACTACGCGCTGCTGCTCGTCAGCCGCTTCAAGGAGGCGCTGCACGACGAGGAGAGCTCGTGGGTCGCGCTCAAGCGGGCCTGGCGCGGGGCGGTCGAGCCCGTCGGGGCCTCGGCGGCGACGGTCATCATCGGCCTGCTGTGCCTGCTCCTCGCCGAGCTGCGCAGCACCTCCGGGCTCGGGCCGGTGGGCGCCCTCGGCATCGCGGGGGCGCTGCTCGCGTCGCTCACCTTCCTGCCTGCCGTGCTGCTGCTGTTCGGCCGGCGGATCTTCTGGCCGTTCGCGCCGAAGGTCGACCACGCGCACGCCGAGGACGCGGTCGGGTCGGCGCGCGGCATCTGGGGCCGGGTCGCGCGCCTGGTCGGGACGCACCCGCGCCGCACCTGGGTCGTCACGCTCGTCGCGCTCCTCGCGGCCGCGGCCTTCGTCCCGACCTTCAAGGCGAGCGGGGCGTCGATCGACGAGACCTTCCTCACCGAGGTCGACTCGATCACGGCGCAGCAGGTCATCGAGAAGCACTTCGCGGCCGGGGCCGCCCAGCCGCTCCAGGTCGTCGTGCCGCAGGCCGACGCCGACGCGGCCCTCGAGCTCGTGTCGAAGGACCCCGGCATCGACTCCGCCTACCTCGGGCTGGTGCCGCCGCAGCCGGGCCAGGACGCCCCGCCGCCGACGGTCGTCGACGGGGACGTGCTGCTCCAGGCCACGACGAAGGACGCCGCCGACAGCGCCGGCGCGGAGGACACCGTCGAACGGCTGCGCACCGACCTCGACGCCGTGAGCCCCGACGCGCTCGTCGGCGGCAACGCGGCCACCAACCTCGACGTCCTCGACGCGAGCGCGCGAGACCTCAAGGTCATCGTCCCGACGATCCTCGCGGTCATCTTCGTCATCCTCGCGCTGCTCCTGCGCTCGCTCGTCGCGCCGCTCGTGCTCGTCGTCGGCAACGTCGTCTCGTTCGCCGCGACCATCGGGATCTCGGCCCTCGTCTTCGACCACGTCCTCGGCTTCACCGGTGGCGACCCCGCGATCCCGTTGTACGGGTTCGTGTTCCTCGTCGCGCTCGGCATCGACTACTCGATCTTCCTCATGACGCGGGTGCGCGAGGAGTCGCTCGTGCGCGGCACCCGGCCGGGGGTGCTCGTCGGCCTCGCGGTGACCGGCGGCGTCATCACG is from Arthrobacter sp. NEB 688 and encodes:
- the lipB gene encoding lipoyl(octanoyl) transferase LipB; protein product: MRFVHLGFAPDLVDYEAGWATQREVHAQVVEGSLGDTTLLLEHAAVYTAGKRTEPHERPLDGTPVIDVDRGGKITWHGPGQLVGYPIVRLPEVPIDVVAHVRRLEEVMIRTCAEFGVEVVRVEGRSGVWVLADERGPDRKLGAIGVRVSRRVTMHGFALNCDADLGWADAIIPCGIADAGVSSLTREAGRTVTVQDVLPYAEKHLADVLGRA
- a CDS encoding MMPL family transporter, whose product is MSADRQTPKAPDDDPRARARRPRWAVLGALVVVLLWLAVGAVGGQAQGKLSGVQSNDNSTFLPAQAESTLVSDAVARFSENTELPYLVVVEPTGGGALDAGDLEAVQRFAQEVPSLALPALGDGRTLGDYLVPGATVLPVPAQDGEAVLLSVPLDGTRGTAASGETTPLAEGADALREALRTDLAADGLQGWVGGPGGLIADFSEAFAGIDGILLLVALVVVLVILLIVYRSPILPFAVLVSAVLGLSAAAAVVYQLAKNDVITLSGQSQGILFILVVGAATDYALLLVSRFKEALHDEESSWVALKRAWRGAVEPVGASAATVIIGLLCLLLAELRSTSGLGPVGALGIAGALLASLTFLPAVLLLFGRRIFWPFAPKVDHAHAEDAVGSARGIWGRVARLVGTHPRRTWVVTLVALLAAAAFVPTFKASGASIDETFLTEVDSITAQQVIEKHFAAGAAQPLQVVVPQADADAALELVSKDPGIDSAYLGLVPPQPGQDAPPPTVVDGDVLLQATTKDAADSAGAEDTVERLRTDLDAVSPDALVGGNAATNLDVLDASARDLKVIVPTILAVIFVILALLLRSLVAPLVLVVGNVVSFAATIGISALVFDHVLGFTGGDPAIPLYGFVFLVALGIDYSIFLMTRVREESLVRGTRPGVLVGLAVTGGVITSAGIVLAATFSALSVLPIQFLVQIAFIVGFGVLLDTFVVRSLLVPAMAHDLGPRVWWPARLVADGGRSGPGHHAAGAHPPATEPATEPVEEGR
- the lipA gene encoding lipoyl synthase, yielding MTVAPEGRRLLRVEARNAETPIERKPEWIRTTARMGPEYTQIHSMVKSQGLHTVCQEAGCPNIFECWEDREATFLIGGDTCTRRCDFCDIATGRPQPLDLDEPRRVAESVATMGLRYATVTGVARDDLADGAAGLYADTIRQIHALNPNTGVEILPPDFGAEPALVGQVFDARPEVFAHNLETVPRIFRRIRPAFTYEKSLKVLSMAREAGLVTKSNLILGMGEEDHEVEEAIRDLHDAGCDILTITQYLRPSPLHHPIDRWVKPEEFVHWSEVADEVGFKGVMAGPLVRSSYRAGRLWATAMRRWGRPIPEHLAHLAQAANDPARQEAASLVAKAARPVS